A genome region from Thermoanaerobaculia bacterium includes the following:
- a CDS encoding protein kinase codes for MIGSRLAHYRILEKLGEGGMGIVFLAEDERLHRKVALKTLPPALAEDPQRLARFEREVKTVAALNHPNIVTIYSVEEADGKRFFTMEHVEGKTLSQLIPLGGLPLKEFLKIAVPLADALAAAHAKGIQHRDLKPGNVMVNSDGRVKVLDFGLAKLREHDGTEAMGFHPQTSLTQEGLAIGTLAYMAPEQLRMLPTDPRADIFSLGVVLYEMATGHCPFRGQSTAEVISAILRDTPPRAFEQNDVIPPEVDAILRRCLEKEPAKRFGSAVEVRDDLAEVARAVDLGQPASRVTRSPSTPVRIATSRYARFAAAALAIVLLGAGVFAWRTRVPAASAAGTASPIAAQLPSLVVLPLSNFSDEPEYFVDGMTDALISALARIEGVRVISRQSAMHYKGSTKLLPQIARELGVDFVVEGSVARVGETVRLNTQVIQADPEATLWSESFERAAADVLALQNTFASAIASAIHVQVSPVEQSRLAATKSIDPDAYEAYLQGRYYGNQFSEEALRKAQGYFERAVAKDPSFAPAWVGLADTLMMLGSFHSDERDAIDNAGAAASKAVMLDPNLADGHAALSEVSMNRLDWAAAERQISRALELNPNSALARRRHWMLLSCLLRLDESQGEAEAAMRLDPLSAKVAADLGIQHLFRGDHAGAVRALHSALELDKDYNLAHVYLWMTYHEMGQDPQRGDELRYYLADLGEPKLLPQYDERLRASGYASALRWVALELDRQAVDRPYAAGVVAGLLAAAGEKDKAIAWLEKGVNRRSWEMAWLAVSPDYKPLRDMPEFRGFLRKLGLPTTEG; via the coding sequence ATGATCGGCAGCAGGCTGGCGCACTATCGGATCCTCGAGAAGTTGGGCGAGGGCGGCATGGGGATCGTCTTCCTCGCCGAGGACGAGCGCCTGCATCGCAAGGTTGCGCTCAAGACCCTGCCGCCCGCCCTCGCCGAGGATCCGCAGCGGCTCGCCCGCTTCGAGCGCGAGGTGAAGACCGTCGCGGCCCTGAATCACCCGAACATCGTCACCATCTACTCGGTCGAAGAGGCCGACGGCAAGCGCTTCTTCACGATGGAGCACGTCGAAGGCAAGACCCTCTCGCAGCTCATTCCGCTGGGCGGTCTGCCGCTCAAGGAGTTCCTGAAGATCGCCGTGCCGCTCGCCGACGCCCTCGCCGCGGCCCACGCCAAGGGGATCCAGCACCGCGATCTCAAACCCGGCAACGTCATGGTCAACAGCGACGGCCGGGTGAAGGTCCTCGACTTCGGCCTCGCCAAGCTCCGCGAGCACGACGGAACCGAGGCGATGGGCTTCCATCCCCAGACCTCCCTCACCCAGGAGGGCCTGGCGATCGGCACCCTCGCCTACATGGCCCCCGAGCAGCTGCGCATGCTTCCGACCGATCCCCGCGCCGATATCTTCTCGCTCGGCGTCGTGCTCTACGAGATGGCGACCGGTCACTGTCCGTTCCGCGGCCAGTCGACGGCCGAGGTCATCTCGGCGATCCTCCGCGATACGCCGCCGCGCGCCTTCGAGCAGAACGACGTCATCCCGCCGGAGGTCGACGCCATCCTGCGCCGCTGCCTCGAGAAGGAGCCCGCGAAGCGGTTCGGCTCGGCGGTCGAGGTGCGCGACGACCTCGCCGAGGTGGCACGCGCGGTCGACCTCGGACAGCCCGCGAGTCGCGTCACGCGGTCCCCGAGCACCCCGGTCCGGATCGCGACCTCGCGCTACGCGCGCTTCGCCGCCGCGGCGCTCGCCATCGTGCTGCTCGGTGCCGGCGTCTTCGCCTGGCGCACGCGGGTGCCGGCGGCCTCTGCGGCGGGCACCGCCTCGCCGATCGCCGCGCAGCTGCCCTCGTTGGTGGTCCTGCCGCTCTCCAACTTCTCGGACGAGCCGGAGTACTTCGTCGACGGCATGACCGACGCCCTGATCTCGGCCCTCGCCCGCATCGAGGGCGTGCGCGTCATCTCGCGCCAGTCGGCGATGCACTACAAGGGCTCGACGAAGCTCCTGCCGCAGATCGCCCGCGAGCTGGGCGTCGACTTCGTCGTCGAAGGCTCGGTCGCCCGGGTGGGTGAAACCGTCCGCCTGAACACCCAGGTCATCCAGGCCGATCCCGAGGCCACCCTCTGGTCCGAGAGTTTCGAACGCGCCGCCGCGGACGTTCTCGCCCTCCAGAACACCTTTGCCAGCGCGATCGCGTCGGCGATCCATGTGCAAGTGTCGCCCGTCGAGCAGAGCCGACTCGCCGCGACGAAGTCGATCGATCCAGATGCTTACGAGGCCTATCTGCAGGGCCGCTACTATGGCAATCAGTTCAGCGAAGAGGCCCTGCGCAAGGCCCAGGGTTATTTCGAACGAGCGGTGGCGAAGGATCCTTCGTTCGCCCCGGCCTGGGTAGGTCTCGCAGACACGTTGATGATGCTCGGTTCCTTCCACTCCGACGAGCGCGACGCGATCGACAACGCCGGCGCGGCCGCCAGCAAAGCGGTCATGCTCGATCCGAACCTCGCCGATGGCCACGCGGCGCTGAGTGAGGTCTCCATGAACCGGCTCGATTGGGCGGCCGCGGAGAGGCAGATTTCACGAGCGCTCGAGCTCAATCCGAACTCCGCGCTGGCGCGACGGCGCCACTGGATGCTGCTCTCGTGTCTGCTCCGGCTCGACGAAAGCCAAGGCGAAGCCGAGGCCGCCATGCGGCTCGATCCGTTGTCCGCGAAGGTGGCCGCCGACCTTGGTATTCAGCATCTCTTCCGGGGAGACCATGCGGGCGCCGTTCGGGCCCTGCACTCGGCCCTCGAACTCGACAAGGACTACAACCTCGCGCACGTCTATCTCTGGATGACCTACCACGAGATGGGCCAGGACCCGCAGCGCGGCGACGAGCTCCGGTACTATCTCGCCGACCTCGGGGAGCCGAAGCTCTTGCCGCAGTACGACGAGCGCCTCCGCGCGTCCGGATACGCCTCGGCGCTGCGCTGGGTCGCTCTGGAGCTCGATCGGCAGGCGGTCGATCGACCCTATGCCGCGGGAGTGGTCGCCGGACTTCTGGCCGCAGCCGGCGAAAAGGACAAGGCGATAGCTTGGTTGGAGAAGGGGGTCAACCGCAGGAGCTGGGAAATGGCATGGCTCGCGGTTTCTCCCGACTACAAGCCGCTGCGCGACATGCCCGAGTTCCGCGGCTTCCTGCGAAAGCTCGGGCTGCCGACGACCGAAGGCTAG